The Silene latifolia isolate original U9 population chromosome X, ASM4854445v1, whole genome shotgun sequence genome contains the following window.
CTGGTCCTTGTTATTGGTACCGATCAGGTTAGCTGACACGGTCAGAATACCATTAGCATCAATCTCGAAGCAGACATCAAACTTACACTTGCCTTTACGTCTTGGTGGTACGTTGTACAGAAAAAACTCGCCTAAGAAGTTGTTTTCTTTCGCTAGGTATCTCTCACCCTCATAGACGCCGAAAGGCACTGTTACTTGGTTATCAACAGCAGTCTTCATATTCAGAAACATCTTGGTTGGAAGGGTTGTATTTCTAGGAACAACTACTTTCAAGGATTTATCATAAACCTCAACACCAAGTGACAAAGGAGTAATGTCTACAACCACGGTATCCTTAAGATCATGAACACCGGCTAAGATTGCAGCATGAGCGGCGGCTCCATAAGCAACTGCCTCATCCGGGTTAATACTTCTACATAGTTCTTTCCCATCAAAGTAATCTTGTAACAACTGCTGCACCTTTGGGATCCGGGTTGATCCTCCAACAAGGACAATATCGTGTACATCAGTTTTCCTCATATTTGCGTCCTTTAGACATTGCTCCACCGGTTCTAAACATTTCTTGAAAAGATCGAGGTTCAGCTTCTCAAACCGTGGGCGAGTTAATATTGAACAGAAATCTATTCCATCATAAAGACAATCAATCTCAATCGATGTCTCAGTGGTCGAAGAAAGGTTCCTCTTAGCCCTTTCACATGCCGCTCTCAGTCTCCCTAAAGCCCTAGGATTATCACCCAATTTCTTCTTATATTTCCTCTCAAATTCGGCCACAAGGTGGCCCACCAATCTCGTGTCAAAATCACCTCCACCAAGGTGGGTATCACCACTAACGGCCTTAACCTCAAACACATCCTTTTTTACCGCTACCAAAGAGACATCAAAAGTACCACCACCAAGATCAAACACCAAGATATTTCTTGTCCCAACTGCGTatcctgtaagctccttgtcaagaccataGGCAATGGCAGCAGCGGTGGGCTCATTAATAATACGCAGAATATTGAGCCCAGCAATGACTCCCGCGTCTTTTGTTGCCTGGCGTTGCGCATCAGTAAAGTAAGCAGGGACAGTAACAACAGCATCCTCGACTTGTTTACCCAAATATGTTTCAGCAATCTCTTTCATCTTCTCTAGAATCATTGACGATATTTGTACAGGGGAAAATTGCCTTTCTTCATCCATATAAGTCACCACAATTACAGGGTTCTTAGCATCAGTGGCATCATTTGGGTCGGCGATGACTTTAAATGGCCAGTTCTTCATGTCATCTTGAACTGTTTTATCACTGAATTTTCTTCCAATAAGCCTCTTCGCATCTGTCATTCAAACGATAAATCATGAAGATCATAATGTGGTAAAAGTGACTTAGATGTTTACTCGTAACTGGAAAAAATATCCATCAGATTGAAATTCCTAATCAAACAAACTGTGATACCAAGTAAATCACAAATTCTTCACTTGATGGAGTAATCAAACTGCGTAATTAGACCGTCTTACTTATGATACCAGCAATTTAACTCACGTTAGATATAAGGGTGGTGCTCTTTCATGTACAATACATATTTTCCACAATTACCCGTCTCAATTTTTTCACCTACCCTCGTTAAACTCTAATCGTCTTTTCGTCCCCTCTCTCAAAAAAAAGGCACACTTCAAACCTCAAAAAAGGCGTCTAACACTCCGAATTTTCCCCAATTTATACAACTCAAGGTATCTGTATGACTCTGTGCATTCTGCAACTAGAGTTCGCTACCAATAATCTGCAATTTAgggtgtttggatagcaaaagtggaggaaaaggaggggagggagaaggggggaagagaaagggagggaagggaaggggaggggaaatgggatgtgggtgtttggatataatttccttccaaatcttgtctattgtggagagattttgatttgcgTTGAAGGAGAGAAAATGGATCACTCCAAacctctccccctccatttctctCGAGCCttatttgttatccaaacaagtGATTTTAAATCTAGTACTCTAGctccctccctttcctttcctccaaatccctcaatccaaacacatcctagcaaaagtggagggacagggaggggagggagaaggagggaagagaaagggatgaaagggaaggggagggagaatggaggaggtcattttccctccaaatcttgcctttgtTGGAGAGAAAATAATTTGGCTTAGAGGGGGGAAGTGGAGGGATTCATTTTCCCTCCTCTCAAAATCCTTTCAcctccattttgctaaccaaacaaaggatttatcatcccttcctttccctcccctctctttccctccaaatcctcctATCCAAACAGACCCTAAGTAAATGTCCAATGACGGAAATCTATTTGCGTTGATCATTGCCATACATCCGGCCATCCGCATTTCAATCTAAACATTCCAATTCATATCTTCGAGATAGTTAGGgtatgtttggatagcaaaagtggagggaaagggagtgGAGGGGGAAGGAGCGAagagaaagggaggggagggaagggaaggggagggggctgtttggatacaatttccctccaaatcttgcctattgtggaaagattttgatttgccttggaggaggaaaaatggatccctccaaatcaatCCCCCTTCATTTCTCTCCAcacttatttgctatccaaacatgAGATTTTAATtctcctactctccctccctttgtTTTCCCTTCAAATCCCTcgatccaaacacacccttaatcgCGAAAATTCCATAGAATCAAGTTCCCCTCAATTTTTTTGACGA
Protein-coding sequences here:
- the LOC141619617 gene encoding heat shock cognate 70 kDa protein-like — translated: MSSSSLSTLKKKDPAIGIDLGTTYSCVGVWQHGRVEIITNDLGNRTTPSWVAFTQTHRLIGNAAQNQASMNSTNTIFDAKRLIGRKFSDKTVQDDMKNWPFKVIADPNDATDAKNPVIVVTYMDEERQFSPVQISSMILEKMKEIAETYLGKQVEDAVVTVPAYFTDAQRQATKDAGVIAGLNILRIINEPTAAAIAYGLDKELTGYAVGTRNILVFDLGGGTFDVSLVAVKKDVFEVKAVSGDTHLGGGDFDTRLVGHLVAEFERKYKKKLGDNPRALGRLRAACERAKRNLSSTTETSIEIDCLYDGIDFCSILTRPRFEKLNLDLFKKCLEPVEQCLKDANMRKTDVHDIVLVGGSTRIPKVQQLLQDYFDGKELCRSINPDEAVAYGAAAHAAILAGVHDLKDTVVVDITPLSLGVEVYDKSLKVVVPRNTTLPTKMFLNMKTAVDNQVTVPFGVYEGERYLAKENNFLGEFFLYNVPPRRKGKCKFDVCFEIDANGILTVSANLIGTNNKDQISITNHSGRLTKDEIDRMVKEGKMYKAQDEEFKKIIEAKTTLEYYIDEVTMILWRCRDIMSEDERRLIEVAVEKTTRWLDWNYLCKDVSLFEQKRAELQSVCDDVLGKKSMIELNNVD